The window CTTTCTTGATTTAATGTTTCaacaaaagaggggggggggatcatCAACTCTTTGGTGTCTACATAGTTTAGTTGTCAAAAACACCCTTCCTCTCATATTCTCACCTTTTATTCACCAAATTTCTAATGAAAATAAACACATTCAGTCATCAAAAGGACAAATCACTCTTCCTCTTCACCACCACAGTTATTAGGGACAGCAACAAGTCAGGCTTGGGGAAGGTTTAACCACTATGAGCCAAACCTAATTTGATCTGCCCTTAAGCATGCAAGGGAGTTCTGATTTACAAGGACGAGTGTAGGGCTCAGAAGGCAAGTCGGGGCATGTTGGAGTGCCAGGTTTTGTTGCTGTAAGGCGGGTGTTTAGGAAACTCCGGAGAAATGTTTTAACTTGCTAAATTCTGTTTGATTCAAAATTATCTTTGGGTACATTGTTAAATTTCCCAGAGGAGGGGTGGATACTTGGTATTGCAATCTTAGCCAACAAAGGAATTTGATctgaagttaaaaaaaatatgggcaGACACTGTCATTCAGAAACAATACAGGGCAAAAATTTACTCAACAAATATGGGTAAAAGAAATAACAATTGCGCTATCATGTATACCTGCTGTTAGGATCATAATAGAAGCCATTGATGGAGCCATCGCTACAAGAGAAGCAGACATAGTAAAAACCAGCAATGGTTAAGCCGCAGTCTATTCCAACATTCACAAAGTACTGCTCTTTCCACCTCTGAGCAGGGAAAACAGAAAGGCTACATTAATAATTGATTCAACATGAGCTTCTTCCACAGTTGCTGAAACATTTGAGAATTGAGTACTACCATAAATACATAAGGGTAGTTACTCAGGTCCAAAGATTTACCACCATCAACCTCCACTTGACtctgaaaatggaaaagatcATTCAGTAAAACAATTTTGCACATGGAAGACAACCATGATTctctttatctatttttttcccccaggtgtgtgtgtgtgagagagaaaaTCATAATGTCTTACTGAGAGTGGAGAGAAAGATGGAAATTTGGACCAGTGCCTCACGTCATCTTCTGGCCTGTTAAAATGTAGAAGTTTTGAGCTAAAAGGAGCATAAAAGCAGCCCTACTTTTTCAAACACAAAGTACAGAAGCACCCAATATCATTCAATAAACCCATTATAATCCACAACTACTTCTATCAATTTGAAGGAAGCTCTTCAAACATCATAATGTCCCCTGATAAGGGATTGGACAAAGGTGACATACGTTGCTTCCCACTTGCCAGTGAAGAAAGTATAGTTCTTTGTATCAACGATTTCCCCCTCCCAGAATGTCACCACCTgaaatatttattaaaaaaaaaagagatgttgGATGAAACAAGGCCTCAAATAATTACTTAAATATCTTCAACAGGTTATAGGATTTAAGGTATGTAAGGTTTCTTCTTTGAAGAAAACAAGCATGAATCAAATTGTGTTGCAATAGGAATATATTCAAAAGTCGAGAGCTTTATTTGATTCAAGGTCAATTACATCAGTAGTCAAGGCAAttaactctttttttctttcccttctgttgggggtggggggatgAATGCCAAAATGGAACTTATGAAAACAGTCTTTTGGCAGACCACTGGAACAGTAGTCCCAAGTTGAtcgaaaaaaccaaaatatttaaTTTCAGTCATCTAAATGAAGCacatgtttaaataaaaaattttaatttgcaGCTAGTGGTTTTTGGAAATTTTATTCAAAACACTTCAGAACCATTGATGGGCTAGGCTGGGTTAGAGCGAAGAAATAAATCAACTTCTCCAACCAACATTTTAATTATCTATATTTATATCTTTCAATGGTGAGGAAAAACATGCATAGCATAGGTCTTGTTTCaaatatgacctcgaatagagctgtttggagggcaaggatccatgtagccgaccccatttagttgggataaggctgagttgttgttgtatatttaTCAAAATATTTCACTAAAAATTAAACTGAAATTACTGAAGCaccaaaatatttcattttaaaaaccaacaaaaacagTAACTAACATAAACAGTCACTAATCAAATTTTATAACTATTGCCTGTATACCAGGATCACCAACCCAATCATCTGTTCAAATCttatcaaattaaaaaaaaaaagggaattttgTTAGAAGGTACAAGTCACAGATATTTACTTGAGCCCTTTAAATATCCATAAGATATGAAACATGTGATCTGTATTCTTCTGAgatagaatttaaaaaaaaaaaattcttttaccttttttttttttttttttttttttttttaaagatgtGATAGACTTGGCTTCTACCACTGGTAACCAGAGAGGATGCCTACAGGAAAAATGGCTGAAGCTTGGGGAGTTCGACTGGAACTTCATCTTCGACAAGGAGAATTGAACAGCGATTGGAGGAGTTTGACTCACACTTGGACTTCAGCAAAGGACGGCGACTTCGACGGAAGAAGGCAGCGGCAGCTACAAACCAGGTAGgagttttctctcctcttttttttcctgatgTTCTCTGTCTCACTTCTTCTGACTCTCGCTCTGCCGTCTCtgctctcctttttttttttttttcactgggTCGAACCCTATATTTCAGAGGGAGGGTGGCGGGAGCTGTCACTGGAAAGGGCGGTGGGGGCTGTCGCTGAAAAGGGGCAGTGGGGTTTGTTGCGGACTTGCGGTTTAGGGTTGCTGTGACATcacagagtttttttttttttttgaaatcaaGGGAGGAGAGGGTTGTGGTGGAAGAAAAGGGTTCTGGGTTTCTGGTTGAGTTGAGGGATGGGTCTGGGTTTGGATTCGACCTCTGTTTCCACAGAGTcgaacttttctttctttttttgtgttttcgtTGTTTCAGCAAGGTAGAAGGGGATGGGAAAGGTGGGGCTGGGCTTTCAGAGGGGTCGGAGGAGAGGGGTGGGACATGGGAGGGTGATACgcaggtttttttatttattttatactGCTGCTGGTTGCACAACAGGTAATGGAAGAAAgggatagagaagaaaaagaaagggttgAGAGAGATTAACAGGGAAGGAGTtggatccttcggctctgataccaaataatggggGACcggaaaggagaaaggagaagtttggaagaaatcagaattgcaggaagaaaagagaagaaaccgtggagaagaagaaccgggggggggggcagggggggggggggggggggggggggaaggaggaagaggagtgcacacacacacaactcaaattcaattcattcttcattctctctcaAATACGTTGGTTACAaccatataaataagaaaaaaaaagactttaaaaaaggaaactactcTAGGACTCTTGATGATTTAAAACTATTCCTACATATCCTACCCAAATTAAAGATCTCCTTACATAATTAacccaataaaataaacttcctaaaatcctactagatccaaacactcaaactggacccggttcatctccgtgcaactgggtttgggtcggcccggtccaagattCTCCTGCATCAGGGATTATAACAGATCATAAGTTTTTCTTGCAAAACAGGAAGTTTATAGCCCTTTACGATTCTGAGTTGTGTACAGCAGCTGCAACACCATTCGAACGAAACTCGTATACAATCGATAGAGGACCCCTGGTCGATCCCAGTTGGCTGATCTCCTtgcttggaaaaaaaaataatccaaaaacgAGAAAAGAAAACAGCTTCTTCCTTGACCTAGCAGTACTCTATTTGCAGGAAAGACTACCTTCAATAGGTCTCTACCATAGTATCAATCCTCAACTTCATTATAGTTGATTGGACGTTCTTTACAAGCTCTAGAACTTACTGCCTTTCCTCAGTTCTAGGGCTTgcagagagagaaaagaaggaacatAATCTGGTCGACTCTCAAAACTCTTccagctctaataccaagttaaGAATTATACAACTAATATGTTAGGGAAGGACAAAAAAATGGTAGATGAATAGCCAGTTCCAGGTggtgggggaagaagaaggagaaagaagagagaaaagaagaagatacgGAAGAAAAGAATGTTGATTAGTGACCCACATAGTATcactacatatatatatatatatatatatatatatatgagtagAATATTACAAGTATGGCCCTTAAAACGCTGGATATTATAACTAAAGACATAAACACCTAAAGTTCCATGGACACCGTCACACACTACTATTCTAACAATAATATAGTAACTCATATATTGGCTTTTTAACTCTATGGTTCAGAACATCGACCAGCAGACCAAAGAATAATCAGATGTTTCTTTATTAGAAGGCACTCATCTAAAGATAATTGAGGCTAACCAAAGCTGATATCCCCCATCCactaaaaaaattttgaacaagATCGCAGATATTTAGTTCTTCATTTTGGCTTAAAAGTAAGTCTCTCATTACAACTAAATGATTTAAGAAATCATCAAGATCGGTAAATTTTCCTACAAAATGATTTCATCTGGGTATTATAGTGGAAGCTTACATGCAAATCCTCCCACAGAATGGTAATTTATGACAGAACTATAAATCAAAACATGGTCAGCATTGGCTGGAAGAGAAGAGGATAGAGATAAAGATGACAATGCGATTTCTTGGGGTTGGGGAGTAGAGAATTGCATCCCAAAAGGAAAATAATATGGTCAGAAAAGTGAAGGCATAGTACAAAAACTTGTTAaaactcgatcgagatttcgagaatcTCGAGTAACTCGGTCTGACCGAAACGAAACACCACTTCGagatgaaaaaatgcaataactCGGTCGAGATTTCGGTACTTTGTAACATCTTGCCGAAATATCGGCAAGATGTTACAAACCCAAGTTATAAAATGTCAAAATCTCAggagtctcggtcgaaatttcgaccgagagctcaCAAGGCTtgcttttttcattttctttctcccatttcttcctccttcacttctctttggtgattTTTGAACTGGCCTTCGAATCTTCGCCGCATCTAGGGACGTAGTGGATCATTTTTTGTGGACGACATCTTCTCCTACCTAACCCACCAGCCttacccgtacatgctcccagagccgtcatatcacagtggatcaatGGGTAGTCGTGGTTATTCACACtttggtgacccatatcctaggataggttaccttcaacatgttgatgatgatattTACATGGTCACTGTGGATGaccactcgtttcttctcccagactatgacgtagCATTCATATGTCCTATAGTCGAagaacaatgcacgtcggctccaCCGGACTATGGGTGGGGTCAATCCTGGACGACGgaataattattattagtagacATTTGTGTCacttgatgactacttgacttgtactgggaatttgggatattgatgttattgacttattgtacttaatattatgaatTATGAGTCATTGAATTTATGTTTCCAAGTgaatttatttgtttaaattgcttatcagtcattatgtcctctagtacttaaagttttaaacaatgtgtatgtgtaactaagttatacattaggctTCGACCGTAtactgccaatcaatggtgcaaattcaaaacaccactttgggtgactatttttgcaatttgaacatttacatgtgtttatataggctaaaatagggtttccatgaagtttcacgCCTTAACTtcgcctaaaacccaccgaaatgacctattgaaaccttgcaaaaaaaatacaatatttcgaccgaaatatccaaaatttcagatatttcggtcagaccgaaataccgaaacgaaatgagATTTTAAACATTGAGTGAAGGTGATGGCAATGATGACTTAACTGTTTGTGattattaaagaaaaagaaatcacagCACTAACAATTTGACTTCCAGAAGCAAGTAGAAATTCCTCAATGAAATGCAACGTGTgaaaaaatactgaaatatATGCAGGTAATCCTTAAAAATAAACTTCGTGAAAGCAACAACCTTTATATAAAAAACAGGTAGAAGGaaataagggaagaagatatactatcagattttggagtttggactgcACAGATATTGCGTCAACTAACATGGTTAATCAACAGCTAAGTTTCAAATAGTATTTCATAAAAAATTGCCAGTAAATCACTGGGAAAATATGACATATATTACTACTTATCAGGCGTATTTTCACAAACAGAACAAAGATAAGCAGACTGTAACCTATTGAAATACATAgaaaaaggaataataaaaCCAAAGACACTTAGTTATGCATTCTTGATGGAGAGAGTTCTTACAGGTGTGTCAGCCGAAGGAACATTAAGGGCTTCCATTGTGCCACATAGATAACCATGATCAAGGTCACAACCTTGTATCCGCACATTAACCCTCCACGCTTCATCCTTTTGTATGCTTGAAACATTTTGAGTTCCAGCAAAAGCCTGAAAAACCAAACTTTTTGTGGTGAAGAATGAAGAGTCTAAACTTGATATAATTGAAGTCGGATCACTTCTCAACTAATTTAATAACATCACTCGATATAAAATTTGGTTGTATGCTTGTGATACAAATATGATGCCACTTCTATCAATCTCCATTTATGTTATATCTTGCTTTCAAATATTAAGATGTCAATGTTACCAAAGTATTGCAGTATTATTGCTGACTGCCTCAGCATTTCCTGGTCCTGTGATACAGGTTTGTTTACAGGAGCATACTACTTATCAGTCCCCTTTTCTTCATAAAACAGATCAGTTGGGCCCATTAAAGCAGGCTGATTGGGTTCTCGGACCGTTGCCAAAATCAAGTTGCTTTCTGAGTTTCCTATGTGGGTTTGTTTGGCATTGACCTGATTCCCCTCCCTTTCCTGGTCCAAAAGACACTTTCTTGCGGTGGCCTATAAGTAATTTCCTCCCAAAAGCTACAATGCTACATAGTGCAGCAATTGCTCCTCTATGCTAtttgttgggtttgggctttATGGGACGAGCGAATGAAGAATTTTtaacaaaaaggaaacaagTTTTACAAGATTCTGTTGGATACTGGTCAACTTTTAACAGACCGGGCTTATCTTCCAAGAAGTTTGAAGACATAACCTCAATACTGTTGATGGCAGTTGGTGGGTTTTCCTGAGTTTAAAAGGTCTGTGCACATATATACACATGTACTTTTGTATAGTTCATTTCTCTTTTGCATGTGCTGTATCTGATTTATGCCCATTCTCAATTAAAGTTTTCTGTTTTTAGCCAATcaaaaacagggaaaaaaaaaaagaaagaagatcatgCAAGGGGAAAGTCATCAAGTTAAACATCAcacttgataaaaaaaaattcatcccaAGTTTTAACTTTTTGGTGACGTACTCACCACTCTTCTAGATCAGTCCTACAATTCGGCGAGTTTCTCAGATTtctgagaaaccgagacgagatgccaTACAATTCTCAAAAGTTCaatttctcggcgagatctcgaatcTCGGTTTCGACTCAGTTTTTTGCCCATCTAACTCGTCTCGACTCAGCGAAATCTCGGCGAGTTTTGAGTTTCTCAGTTTTCTGAGAAACCCAAACGAGATGGCATACGGtacataaaagtgcaatatctcgccgtgcgagatctcggatctcgggtcgacccatggaaatgacccttctactatgtattgacttacctaactcgacataATTCGACATATCTCAGATCTTGGGtcaagatctcgggttgacccatggaaatgacccatctactatgtatttacttacctaactcgacagaactcttatatgcttgctgtggagcactatatgcaacattacagccACATTaagtcatgggaagactatgtgacactagcggggactgaatacttgattcaaagtcattttatgtgatgatagttgtaacagtgttaaacagtttgatgtatcaatttagcatttctaattcttatttaagttatttagctattaattgaatgttttgcttgctctctattactaaattatgtgtagagtagggtattttagtacgtcaccgcctaccaacctatggtccgaattgaaacttatatttggactttgtttttgcaaaatctgatagtgccattgtgtttaaatgacctaaaataggctgaataccaagtttcagacccaaactaggtctaaaacccaccgagttgaggcttcaagtcaaaaaataaaaataaaaatgcactaactcggcgagatctcgactcgactcgatttttccaagagccgagttggtaccgagacccgagttttagtaccttggatACTTGATGCATACGAACATAGTCCTAGCATTAAAACTTGTCTACCATAAAACATTAGCAATGTGTTGAGGATGTGGAAACGGATGAGTGGAAACTCTTAGAGgaataaaagtataaaacaagaaatgaaTAGATCTACGTGAGAACTTAGGAGGTGGCCCAAACAGGAACTGTAGTCAGTATATTAGATTAAGAAATACATTATAACATCATAAACATAGAAAGACATCTCAAAGTTCTACTTGGAGTTAATTAACTTTCATGGGCTCTTATAAAAAGCTCACCTGTCCTACACTCAGGAGTGTAAAAGCAGGAGGTAGAGCATGTCCCTGGTTTGCACCTTGGCACATAAGAAAACATTTTATGTTAGAGTAACGTATATAAATACCGTAGAAGCCAAATAAGAGTGAGACAGAGGAAGAAACGTAACAATATAGTTCTGAAGTATCTTCTTCCTCACGGCATTCAAAACAACTTATAAGAAGCAACCAACAagtccaatcttaaaattaaACAGTCCCCATTCTGATAGCCGTATTTAGATAGAGTGGTAGAATAGCTTATTCTTTTtcgttcctttttttttttttatgccagGGGGGGGTCTGGGAATCAAAATTTAGCAAAGTTGCCATTTCCAACATCCTGGTTCACTtcaagccttttttttttttttaaagaattataTACCCATCTAGGAAATTGATGGTATTTTTTATAGCATGGAAGAGAAACCACTGAAAAACATCCTTCAGTTGAAAGATGCTCAAAATGCTGTGAAGCTAGGAATATGAGACAGCCCCCCAAGGAAGAGATTGCCGAGCTCAGGACCAGGTTCTTCAGTTAAATCCTCCAAAACAGGGTGGGCTGTCAAGAACACAATTAGATAGTTGGCTCCAGGTCTGGGATTCAGAAAATGTAGAATTAATTCAACAACAGACCAGATTGAACTGGCAAAGGAGATGGGTTTTAATGATGAACTTGTGTACTTCAATAACAAGGAATAACACGAGCACAAGACATTGTTACAGAATTATAAATAAGTAGCTGCCCTTTTTGGCTGCCTTGGAAAGCAAACTACTACTGGTACTGTGTCCAAGGAGAGGATTTTGatggcgggggggggggggggggggcattgtTGGAATCTTTACTGCTGTATTTCTGAGGTACTGATTGGTAACAATTGGAGCAACATAGTGCCAAGACATTTCAGTTGCTAGTAGCCTAGTCCTCCCATGGAAAGAAATTATATAGCAGTTTTTACAAGCAAAATTGTGACCGTCAATGTCAAGGTTTTAGGTTTCGGTTTCGCCCggccacgaaaccgagatctcggcgagataatgttttttttttttttttttttgagatcgatggtaggtttcggtggccatatggccaagatgggggctgaaacttgacattccccctattttaggacttctaaacacagtggaaccattagtttttacagattcaaacccaaaatggtacttcaactacggaccctaagttggtagtctacggcgtgcgtgaggtctaccctaggctatttcATAGTCCATTCAATGTTTAGAACTCATAAATAATTAAAGTAGAAGtgcaaaacaacttaaataagcattaggaacTAAAATACATCACACCATAAACCATTACATACTACATAATGATGGACTGATTGttcataattgttagaaacCTTTCCAAAGACATAGTCACATAGATTAAATAAATCGAAGCACGTACTGAAACGAGTGTCGGGCCGGATCATCATAATGACCACGTAGGTGGTGTTGTTGTTGTCGAATCAAGCTCTGCTCTGATTGCATCACAAAGGCTGGCGATGACATATGATTGTGGAAGTAACACTCGAAGTAGTGTACAACAACCTTATAAACCGAGTCATCAGAGTACTGGAGgtaccctaacctagggtataTATCTCCAAAACGTAAGGAACTCGATCGAGAGCCACCGCTACTAGATGGTGCCCGTGGAACCGGCAAAGACATGTATGGCTGGGGGGCCGGGACCCCAAAAATGCTTTCCACAAAACCTGACTCAGTGTGTGAGTGTGACTGACCTTCATACTTATAGGCAGagggtaatgatgatgaagagccGGCCTCTCCAAAGCCCCCAAACTGACCATACCCAGCATAGTGACTATACTCGGAACTGGTGCTCCCCGTGCCATATATTGATGGTGTATGCCACTGCTCCCTATGATGAATACCACTCTCCATACTCAAGCCTCCAATACTGTCAGTCAAGCTCCTGATCGTGTCATCCAAGCTATCTTGCTGCTCCCCAGcttgttttttgaatttctgaCATGAGCCTCTCGGCCCTCTCCTGTAGGCAACTCCACCATGGGCCTCATCCTGTGTGGCATGAGTGAATTGATTCTCTCCTGTGAAGTGCACTGGCTCAGGCTCACGCTCTGGCTCCTGGTAGTGATACCTCTCGCGCATAcccccatcaccaccatcacccccGGCTGGATCatccccatcatcatcatcactaccagcaccaccatcacccTCGGGGGCCCCGGCTCAATCACCAAGCTTTGATTaggagcttcaatcttcaatgcaCCAAGCTTTGATGAGGTGCTGGAGGTGGGATTTGCCAAAAGAAGTGAAAAAAACCCCCAAAGATGGAGTTTTCCCCTTCACAAAGGCGAGACAGGCGAGAGAGAGGATATCTCGTCGAGACATGTAATTTTTGTACCATAAGTAAAGTCTGGTTTGACTGAGTCGAACCGAAACGAGATATagagccgagatctcgagatcttgaaGTATTTGTGTATCACAAGGTGTCTTGTCTTGACACAAGGTGTCTTGTCTCGACATCCCACaaaaccgagatctcagcgagatcaaaccgagatctcagcaagatctcgccgagatcttgaacAATTGTCAACGTTTATAACATACACATGAACACATGCTATTCAGCTGCATCCCATTCTGTCAAtcgcctccccccccccccccccccttgatcAGTATATGGTGAAGGGACGACTGAATAGAGGTATTGGCCTATGGTTGCCTTCAGTAGCAATGGAAAGAAATGTTTCAAGAACAATTAGTTCGCTGCCTTTTACAGGTTGTTTTGAAAGCCAGGCGTCTCCAAAAGGGAATAAAGAGGTCTTTGGGTGCTAACTTGGTAGATGCCAGACCAAGGGATTTTAAAACTTCAGCTGTGAACTTTGCTTCAACAATATCTTCAGCATGGGAAGTATTTCCAAAACCACAATTCGGACTTAGTAGTACCAGCTTTAAATACGCTTCAGTGGCAAGAATCTAGTGAGGATTGTAGTATGCATCAGGGCCAGAGAGACTTTCATTTGTCTCTCAGGAATTCCTCTAACCTCAGCTTCAAGAAATTTTCTCACTTTTGatcattaataaaattaaaatccatCAGTtcgaaaaaaattaaaatcacatatTCAACTTTAGCCATACTATCATTCTTTCAGAAATGCACGCAtccttaccccccccccccccctttcacggagaggctgcttcctgactcgaacctgtgaccactaggttgcaatggagcaaccttaatgTTGCACCGAGGTCCGCCCAAAATAAAGCTTACAAATTGCAGATAACAAAATGGAAGGCTCGAGTCAGAAAAATGATAAGGTCAAAGTACCACGTTGGGTGggggaggtggaggaggagtACTATGTGTAAACATTCAACCTCCATCTAATTTGTGCTAAAGATTTCCCATCTATAACAATAACTTCTAATGCAGACTGTTTAAATTAGCTAGAAAATGACCCGCCAATAGTGGAGAATTCCAATTGACATACCCCTCCCGCCTCTCCCCCCACTAGAATTCCAATTGTTTCCTCCCAGaaaatccctctcttcttcctca is drawn from Telopea speciosissima isolate NSW1024214 ecotype Mountain lineage chromosome 1, Tspe_v1, whole genome shotgun sequence and contains these coding sequences:
- the LOC122651292 gene encoding glucose-induced degradation protein 4 homolog; the encoded protein is MPVRVVESSAPSQVSGANQGHALPPAFTLLSVGQAFAGTQNVSSIQKDEAWRVNVRIQGCDLDHGYLCGTMEALNVPSADTPVVTFWEGEIVDTKNYTFFTGKWEATPEDDVRHWSKFPSFSPLSSQVEVDGGKSLDLSNYPYVFMRWKEQYFVNVGIDCGLTIAGFYYVCFSCSDGSINGFYYDPNSSPFQKLELKSTNEGRSGFSFSSYQLQ